The Primulina eburnea isolate SZY01 chromosome 8, ASM2296580v1, whole genome shotgun sequence genome contains a region encoding:
- the LOC140840030 gene encoding protein IQ-DOMAIN 5-like, with amino-acid sequence MGVSKKWVKALLGLRGSDKSQSSEKGDIKSGSTGKIWHRRNQSVEIDNSILVDELDQTIVVDIEGANLQSISDSASSASNSLQVQNAAQLRKNEREEWAAICIQTAFRGFLAKRALRALKGLVRLQALVRGHAVRKQAAITLRCMQALVRVQARVRARRVRVALESQTAQQKLQQFEHDARFKEIEDGWCDGVGSVEEIHVKLLKRKEAAAKRERAMAYALANQWQASSRQQAAPSGFEPDKNNWSWNWLERWMAVRPWENRFLNINIKDGGNTSDDDLADAKNMLTTRSNSSDKKLISDMGNGKPGTRISNNSNFSHEKRASHSNGCSSSQNKPASMLQKPVIFSSSKSCKAVLEDIVEEASSRPNVGFRSQSNPKERSSLNKKQGNKRLSLPAGAAGNMARPTKQSSKTVVKRSPTAPKPVKGRTKSSAIDVKPSDCSPQTDH; translated from the exons ATGGGCGTTTCAAAAAAATGGGTCAAGGCCTTACTAGGCTTAAGGGGATCTGATAAATCGCAATCTTCAGAGAAGGGTGACATT AAATCAGGGAGCACAGGCAAGATTTGGCACCGAAGAAATCAGTCAGTTGAGATTGATAACAGTATACTTGTAGATGAGTTGGATCAAACTATTGTTGTGGATATTGAAGGAGCCAACCTTCAATCAATTTCTGATTCGGCCAGTTCCGCATCTAATTCTCTCCAGGTTCAAAATGCAGCTCAACTTCGAAAGAATGAGAGAGAAGAATGGGCAGCTATTTGCATCCAAACAGCCTTTAGAGGGTTCCTG GCGAAACGAGCTTTACGTGCTTTAAAAGGATTGGTGAGACTTCAAGCTCTTGTCAGGGGTCATGCTGTCAGAAAGCAAGCTGCTATAACACTCCGTTGTATGCAAGCTTTAGTAAGAGTTCAGGCCCGTGTTCGTGCAAGGCGTGTCCGAGTTGCATTAGAGAGTCAGACAGCGCAACAGAAACTACAACAGTTTGAACATGATGCTCGTTTCAAGGAAATTGAA GACGGATGGTGTGACGGGGTTGGATCTGTTGAAGAAATTCATGTCAAATTGTTGAAAAGGAAGGAGGCAGCTGCTAAGCGTGAAAGAGCAATGGCATATGCTTTAGCTAATCAG TGGCAGGCAAGTTCAAGACAGCAGGCAGCACCTTCTGGTTTTGAACCAGATAAAAACAATTGGAGTTGGAATTGGTTGGAAAGATGGATGGCTGTTCGGCCATGGGAGAATCGGTTTctaaatattaacatcaaagATGGAGGGAATACTAGTGATGATGATCTAGCTGATGCAAAAAATATGCTCACAACTCGGTCAAATTCCtctgacaagaaactcatatcaGACATGGGAAATGGGAAACCTGGCACTCGTATAAGCAATAATTCAAATTTTTCGCATGAAAAAAGGGCTTCTCATTCTAATGGCTGTAGTTCTTCACAAAACAAGCCAGCAAGCATGCTGCAGAAACCAGTTATATTTTCTTCCAGCAAGTCATGTAAGGCAGTTCTTGAGGACATAGTTGAGGAAGCTTCCTCGAGACCCAATGTTGGTTTTAGGTCACAGAGTAATCCTAAAGAGCGGTCTAGTCTCAACAAAAAACAAGGAAACAAGCGACTTTCTTTGCCTGCTGGTG CTGCAGGTAACATGGCTCGACCAACCAAGCAATCAagtaaaactgttgttaaaagGTCTCCTACTGCTCCGAAGCCTGTGAAGGGCAGAACCAAGTCGAGCGCTATTGATGTAAAGCCCTCAGATTGTAGTCCACAGACTGATCATTAG
- the LOC140840032 gene encoding glycosyltransferase BC10-like, which yields MVSAPSSPLIPTLILLLSLPILFFFLAPRFLPPRRISISLPDELDDLSLFHKVIAMDSANFSRRHTRLPSAKSHLSSTLRRPKIAFLFLTNSDLHFAPLWERFFANVTRKQYNIYIHADPFVKISPLTGVFKEKLIPSKRTQRSSPTLISAERRLLATAMLDDPSNAYFALISQHCIPLHSFNYFYNFLFDLGRLSRDLEFSSYIEILDNVSILWDRYNARGNNVMLPEVHFDEFRVGSQFFVLTRKHALTVIKDRKLWRKFKLPCLNVHSCYPEEHYFPTMLSMQDPNRCSHYTLTRVNWTESVDGHPHTYHPPEVSPELIHTLRESNSSYSYMFARKFSPDCLNPLMQMADSVIFKD from the coding sequence ATGGTTTCTGCACCCTCTTCCCCCTTGATCCCAACCCTTATTCTCCTTCTCTCTTTACCTATTCTGTTCTTCTTCTTGGCCCCCCGATTCCTGCCTCCACGAAGAATCTCTATCTCCCTTCCTGATGAGCTTGATGATTTGTCCTTATTTCACAAAGTTATAGCCATGGATTCTGCTAACTTCTCCCGCCGACACACGCGGCTCCCCTCAGCCAAATCCCACCTCTCTTCCACCCTCCGACGCCCCAAAATCGCTTTTCTGTTCCTGACCAACTCTGATCTCCATTTTGCCCCTCTTTGGGAACGCTTCTTCGCTAACGTTACTCGTAAACAGTATAATATATACATCCACGCCGACCCCTTTGTGAAAATCAGTCCGTTGACCGGTGTTTTTAAGGAAAAACTTATCCCTTCTAAGAGAACTCAGAGATCTTCCCCTACCCTCATCTCGGCCGAGCGACGCCTACTCGCCACTGCGATGCTCGACGACCCTTCTAACGCGTACTTCGCGTTAATCTCGCAGCATTGCATCCCACTTCACTCGTTCaattatttttacaattttctGTTTGATCTAGGTAGGTTGTCCAGGGATTTGGAGTTTTCTAGCTACATAGAGATTCTTGATAATGTGTCCATTTTATGGGATAGGTATAATGCCCGGGGAAATAATGTGATGCTCCCCGAAGTGCATTTTGATGAATTCCGAGTGGGCTCACAGTTTTTTGTGCTCACCAGAAAGCACGCTTTGACGGTGATTAAGGACAGGAAGTTGTGGAGGAAGTTTAAGTTGCCCTGTTTGAATGTTCATTCTTGTTATCCGGAGGAGCATTATTTCCCTACTATGTTATCGATGCAGGATCCAAATCGGTGTAGTCATTATACGTTAACGAGGGTGAATTGGACTGAGAGCGTGGATGGGCATCCGCATACATACCACCCTCCTGAAGTGTCCCCTGAACTGATTCACACGCTCAGAGAATCGAATTCAAGTTATTCATATATGTTTGCGCGAAAATTTTCTCCTGATTGCTTGAATCCTTTGATGCAAATGGCGGATTCTGTTATTTTCAAGGACTGA